ATCTTGCGTGTAATTAATATTTGTTTAACTTTGGATACGAACTAAAACTATATTGTTTAATCAAAACCAAGACCCATGAACATTATTAAGAATGCTAAAAAATTAAGAAAAGAAGACTTAAAGAATATTGCAGGAGGGATAAGCGGAAATCCAGATCTATCTCTTTGCGGATGCAGCTGCTCAGGAACTGTAGTTGGACCTAAATATTGTCCTCAGTATATAGCTTGTCCTCAGGTTTATACTTGCGGTGAAGTTTAAGAAATTATTTCAATACGAAATAAACATTTCCACATTTAATAGGCAGAACCCTTTTGATTTTCAAGAGGGTTCTGTCGTTTTTAATGAATAATATAAAGTAAACTTCCTATACTGATGGTTACCCAAAGCAATACAGCAGTTAATAAAGGCTTAAAACCAATTGTTTTTAGGGTTTGTAGAGAAAGAGTAGAACCAATAAAAAATAAGGTCAGATTCAGGCCTGATTTGGCTACTGAAGTGATGATGGTACTGAAGCTATCCATAAAAGGGAAATAGGTATTCAATAAAATCGCCAATATGAAGTATCCGATGAACCACGGTATTTTTATTTTTGAATCCTTACTCTTAAAAACGAACATGGTAATCAGGGAAATGGGTATGATCCATAAAGCACGGGCTAATTTCACGGTAGTGGCAATTTTTAAGGCCTCATCTCCATATTTACTAGCTGCACCCACTACAGAACTTGTGTCATGAATTCCAACGGCGCACCAAAGCCCAAACTGTTCCTGTGAAAGATTCAGCAAGTGCCCAATAGCCGGATAAACGAATAAAGCAATGGAGTTTAACGTAAAAACAATGGCCAATGCCAGGGAAATTTGTCTTGTGCTGGGCTTAATAATAGGAGAAACAGCAGCAATGGCACTTCCGCCACAAATGGCAGTGCCTGCAGAAAGAAGATAGGAAAGGGGTCT
This genomic interval from Chryseobacterium joostei contains the following:
- a CDS encoding YeiH family protein, with amino-acid sequence MKDFIQNEATRKVIFIGLAVLSLTPLVSSPIALVLGFALAVFLGNPFEKHLHQYIHLLLQISIVGLGFGLKLDEALHAGKTGLMLTVVSIATVMLLGYVLGKVFKLERPLSYLLSAGTAICGGSAIAAVSPIIKPSTRQISLALAIVFTLNSIALFVYPAIGHLLNLSQEQFGLWCAVGIHDTSSVVGAASKYGDEALKIATTVKLARALWIIPISLITMFVFKSKDSKIKIPWFIGYFILAILLNTYFPFMDSFSTIITSVAKSGLNLTLFFIGSTLSLQTLKTIGFKPLLTAVLLWVTISIGSLLYIIH